Proteins encoded together in one Altererythrobacter epoxidivorans window:
- a CDS encoding aminoglycoside phosphotransferase family protein has product MSALPEGIHEFLHVAGWGDCEIDPIPGDASFRRYFRIRRGDEGAMLMHAPPPHEDPEPFLKVGSWLTGHGLRAPEVYAADPAAGWILLEDFGNDRMRDWLDLQPDGEHSAYSGAIDALVELHDKPAGPFAPYDMEVYQREAGLFTEWYCPAVGLSVDESAYRSAWQDALVPMLERQDPGVTVLRDYHAENIMLLGDPREGAPQGLIDFQDALVGHPAYDLVSLLQDARRDVSVELERAMLDRYLASADASEDFEADYARLGAQRNAKIVGIFTRLYKRDGKARYLDFIPRVWEAMERDLAHPALAPVAHWFDANIPAELRAKLGGEVK; this is encoded by the coding sequence ATGAGCGCACTTCCCGAAGGAATTCATGAGTTTCTGCACGTCGCGGGTTGGGGAGATTGCGAAATCGACCCTATCCCGGGCGACGCGTCGTTCCGCCGCTATTTTCGCATCCGAAGGGGCGACGAGGGCGCAATGCTTATGCATGCACCTCCGCCGCACGAGGATCCCGAACCGTTCCTGAAAGTGGGCAGCTGGTTGACGGGTCACGGCCTTCGCGCACCCGAGGTTTATGCCGCCGATCCAGCGGCTGGATGGATACTTCTGGAAGATTTCGGCAATGACCGAATGCGCGACTGGCTCGATCTGCAGCCTGACGGCGAGCATTCGGCCTATTCAGGCGCGATCGATGCGCTGGTCGAGCTGCACGACAAGCCCGCCGGTCCATTCGCGCCCTATGACATGGAAGTTTACCAGCGCGAGGCAGGATTATTCACCGAATGGTATTGCCCCGCGGTCGGCTTGTCAGTGGATGAAAGTGCGTATCGCTCTGCATGGCAGGATGCATTGGTGCCCATGCTGGAACGGCAAGACCCAGGGGTAACGGTGCTGCGCGACTATCACGCCGAGAACATCATGCTTCTTGGCGATCCGCGAGAAGGCGCACCGCAGGGACTGATCGATTTCCAGGACGCCCTTGTAGGTCATCCCGCCTACGATCTTGTCAGCCTGCTGCAGGACGCACGACGGGACGTTTCGGTCGAACTTGAGCGTGCGATGCTCGACCGGTATCTTGCGTCGGCAGATGCAAGCGAGGATTTCGAAGCCGACTATGCCCGGCTGGGAGCGCAGCGTAATGCCAAGATCGTGGGCATTTTCACGCGTCTCTACAAACGTGACGGCAAGGCGCGATACCTCGACTTCATCCCCCGCGTGTGGGAAGCGATGGAGCGGGACCTGGCGCATCCGGCGCTGGCTCCGGTGGCACACTGGTTCGACGCCAATATCCCGGCCGAATTGCGAGCCAAGCTGGGCGGTGAGGTAAAATGA
- a CDS encoding phospholipase D-like domain-containing protein — protein sequence MSEAELKRPDGDESVETGVWRYAHAARVGVIVDAENYFAHMQQAMLNAQRQIMLIGWDFDTRIHLTHGRRWYHRPFNADYPSRLGSFLLWLARNRKELEVNVLKWGLSFIQLLTRGSMTLDIMRMWPKRQLNFKFDTKHPIGCSHHQKIAVLDRKLAVCGGIDMTNDRWDTRSHREEDPRRRQPGGSPYGPWHDITVMMEGDVAVALSDLCQARWVRAGAEPLVEFDPPEQSPWPEKLEVDFENVEIGIARTRAEYEGVCAVNEIEELALKHIKCAKRFIYIENQYFTSRKIAEAIAERLKEDDPPEIVIVHPETAEGWLEQQAMDHARACLARMLQEVDHKDRFHLFVPYSGETPIYVHAKLTIVDDEILRIGSANLNNRSMGLDSESDIFIDCRRDANMGKGHEDAIKALRHSLIAEHCGIDEDAIGDILDNAKSMTEVIEEFGRRHGRQLRRFQIPELNEVEETLAGSQLLDPERPDDMFEPFASGGLFRKGSLLDRVRKRVKRKEGQ from the coding sequence TTGAGCGAAGCCGAGCTGAAACGGCCGGACGGAGACGAATCGGTCGAAACCGGTGTGTGGCGTTACGCCCACGCCGCGCGCGTCGGCGTCATCGTAGATGCCGAGAATTATTTCGCGCACATGCAGCAGGCGATGCTGAATGCGCAGCGCCAGATCATGCTGATCGGGTGGGACTTCGACACGAGGATCCACCTGACGCATGGTCGGCGCTGGTATCATCGCCCCTTCAACGCCGACTACCCCTCGCGTTTGGGCAGCTTCCTGTTGTGGCTTGCCCGCAACCGCAAGGAACTTGAGGTCAACGTCCTCAAGTGGGGACTGTCGTTCATCCAGCTTCTCACGCGCGGGTCGATGACGCTCGACATCATGCGCATGTGGCCCAAGCGCCAGCTCAACTTCAAATTCGATACCAAGCACCCTATCGGTTGCTCTCATCATCAAAAGATTGCCGTCTTGGATCGCAAGCTCGCAGTTTGCGGCGGCATCGACATGACCAACGACCGTTGGGACACGCGCTCACACCGAGAAGAGGACCCGCGTCGGCGGCAGCCTGGTGGCTCGCCCTACGGTCCGTGGCATGACATTACCGTCATGATGGAAGGTGACGTCGCCGTTGCCCTATCCGATCTGTGCCAGGCCCGCTGGGTGAGGGCAGGGGCCGAACCCTTGGTGGAATTTGATCCGCCCGAACAAAGCCCATGGCCCGAAAAACTCGAGGTCGATTTTGAGAATGTCGAAATCGGTATTGCCCGGACTCGCGCCGAATACGAGGGCGTTTGTGCGGTGAACGAGATCGAGGAGTTGGCGCTAAAGCATATCAAATGTGCCAAGCGCTTTATCTACATTGAAAACCAGTATTTCACGTCGCGAAAAATTGCCGAGGCGATCGCTGAGCGGCTGAAGGAAGACGATCCGCCAGAAATCGTTATCGTGCATCCCGAAACGGCTGAGGGCTGGCTGGAACAGCAGGCGATGGACCATGCGCGCGCCTGCCTCGCGAGGATGCTCCAAGAGGTCGATCACAAGGACCGATTTCACCTTTTCGTACCCTATTCCGGCGAGACACCGATCTATGTCCACGCAAAGCTGACGATTGTCGATGACGAGATCCTGCGAATCGGCTCTGCCAATCTTAACAACCGTTCGATGGGGCTCGACAGCGAATCCGACATTTTCATCGATTGCAGGCGCGATGCGAACATGGGGAAGGGCCATGAGGATGCTATCAAGGCCTTGCGCCATTCACTGATCGCGGAGCACTGCGGGATCGACGAAGATGCCATTGGCGACATCCTCGACAATGCAAAAAGCATGACGGAGGTGATTGAGGAATTCGGCCGGCGGCATGGTCGTCAGTTGCGGCGTTTCCAGATCCCCGAACTCAACGAAGTCGAAGAAACCCTCGCCGGATCACAATTGCTCGATCCGGAAAGACCCGATGACATGTTCGAGCCATTTGCGTCCGGCGGACTTTTCCGCAAAGGAAGCTTGCTCGACAGGGTGCGCAAGAGAGTGAAGAGGAAAGAGGGCCAGTGA
- the tsaE gene encoding tRNA (adenosine(37)-N6)-threonylcarbamoyltransferase complex ATPase subunit type 1 TsaE, producing MIEQLPDLAAMERLGARIAERVASGDVVSLTGDLGAGKTTLARFILSALGHTGDVPSPTFTIIETYDDPAMKVAAAHADFYRLDHPSEAVELGLDDYREGRVLIAEWPEKAGGFSAEPGCLSINLEIEDEGRLATVEGGANWVGRMP from the coding sequence ATGATCGAGCAGTTGCCGGACCTTGCCGCGATGGAACGCTTGGGCGCTCGTATTGCAGAGCGAGTTGCGAGCGGCGACGTCGTCTCGTTGACGGGTGATCTCGGTGCGGGAAAGACCACTCTCGCTCGGTTCATCCTTTCTGCATTGGGTCACACGGGCGATGTCCCGTCTCCGACGTTCACGATCATCGAGACTTACGACGATCCGGCCATGAAGGTAGCGGCCGCCCATGCGGATTTTTATCGTCTCGACCATCCATCGGAGGCGGTAGAGCTTGGCCTCGACGACTATCGCGAAGGGCGGGTATTGATCGCGGAATGGCCCGAAAAGGCCGGAGGTTTCTCAGCAGAGCCGGGATGCCTTTCGATCAATCTCGAAATTGAGGATGAAGGCCGTCTTGCGACTGTCGAAGGGGGGGCAAATTGGGTAGGTCGGATGCCATGA
- a CDS encoding PAS domain-containing sensor histidine kinase — protein MEFSPIALTLIGLLLAAWTVAAAVMMVRASRRSRRYDAMRTSMKRMSKMLDEGPAIPMLVRADGKIEAPERLARWLGLDSMPQFLSEIAPGNGSGLSVTQLEELSALVRTTQKSAAPFRMVVTPPGSNRSLALRGVLADARISPGGAALVWVFDFSESEHELAGLREEASRAKGDFAALVGLIEAAPMPMWFRGAEGRLRLVNKAYVEAVGVESAENVVSNQVELIEPVDGLSPAQIATQAAQQGMATERIVPVTIRGERRSFRVSDLPLGSEGVAGYAIDIEDLEAQRREFRAFRKAQRAMLDQLSVGVAQFDASEKLVFANQPFLRQFDLSPDIVGESVTFDRFLSDARDKRRTPEVRDFPAWRREHVEWFAAQEALEEAWPLPGGTHLRIVAQPMPDGGLVMIAEDRTEQLALSATRDTLLRTRTATLDSLFEALAVFAPDGSLQLWNRSFAGTWGLPEEKLDSHPSADQLLELIAPNLARPARAKTIGEIIRAATLDRKEKGGRIELSDGRTLEAAGVPLPDGNGLLTVLDITDSQKAENALRERNAALEEADAVKARFLANMSYEFRTPLTSIGGFAELIKSGAAGPVSDQMAEYTDAILESVARLTDQVENVLDLSQSEAGLLPLSKERLELLPFVTEVVRGREEPIVSGGLSLDLRGNAGGVVEADKRQLGRVIGNLVDNAIAATPRGGKILVDVAKTREGARIVVSDNGPGMTKEELARALGGLRASSDGSVERRQGLGLPLSRQLVEAHGGTLTLQSEPGAGTTAIILLP, from the coding sequence ATGGAATTTTCGCCCATTGCACTGACTCTGATTGGTCTGCTGCTGGCCGCATGGACGGTTGCGGCTGCGGTGATGATGGTGCGCGCCTCTCGTCGTTCGCGTCGTTACGATGCCATGCGGACCAGCATGAAGCGTATGAGCAAGATGCTGGACGAAGGGCCGGCCATTCCGATGCTCGTTCGCGCAGACGGAAAGATAGAGGCACCCGAACGCCTGGCTCGCTGGCTCGGGCTCGATTCGATGCCGCAGTTTCTCAGCGAGATCGCACCGGGCAACGGTAGTGGGCTATCAGTAACGCAGCTGGAAGAATTGTCGGCGCTTGTGCGTACGACGCAAAAGTCCGCAGCCCCGTTCCGCATGGTTGTGACGCCGCCAGGCTCCAATCGGAGCCTCGCCTTGCGCGGAGTACTGGCAGATGCGCGCATCTCGCCGGGCGGAGCCGCCCTGGTGTGGGTTTTTGATTTCTCCGAAAGTGAGCACGAACTTGCCGGACTGAGGGAAGAGGCATCGCGCGCAAAGGGGGATTTCGCTGCCCTTGTCGGGCTGATCGAGGCCGCTCCGATGCCGATGTGGTTTCGCGGCGCGGAAGGTCGTTTGCGGCTGGTGAACAAGGCCTATGTCGAGGCGGTTGGCGTCGAATCGGCCGAGAATGTCGTTTCAAACCAGGTCGAACTGATCGAACCCGTCGATGGACTCAGCCCCGCACAGATTGCGACGCAGGCGGCGCAGCAGGGCATGGCAACCGAGCGAATTGTCCCGGTTACGATCCGTGGCGAACGTCGGTCATTCCGGGTCAGCGACCTGCCACTCGGAAGCGAAGGCGTCGCAGGCTATGCGATCGATATCGAAGATCTGGAAGCGCAGCGGCGGGAATTCCGGGCCTTCCGCAAGGCGCAGCGTGCGATGCTCGACCAGCTCAGTGTCGGCGTTGCGCAATTCGATGCGAGCGAAAAGCTTGTCTTCGCCAATCAGCCGTTCCTGCGCCAGTTCGACCTTTCGCCGGACATCGTCGGCGAAAGCGTGACGTTCGACCGTTTCCTGAGCGACGCTCGCGACAAGCGCCGGACGCCTGAAGTGCGCGACTTTCCCGCGTGGCGGCGCGAACATGTCGAATGGTTCGCTGCACAAGAGGCGCTCGAGGAAGCTTGGCCGCTTCCCGGCGGCACGCACCTTCGCATTGTCGCGCAGCCTATGCCTGACGGCGGCCTCGTCATGATTGCAGAGGATCGCACCGAACAGCTTGCGCTTTCGGCGACGCGTGACACCCTCCTGAGGACCCGCACAGCCACGCTCGACAGCCTGTTCGAAGCGCTTGCGGTCTTCGCACCGGATGGCTCTCTCCAGCTGTGGAACCGCAGTTTCGCGGGCACGTGGGGCTTGCCGGAAGAGAAACTCGATTCGCACCCGAGCGCGGATCAGTTGCTCGAATTGATTGCACCAAATCTTGCTCGGCCCGCCCGCGCAAAGACGATCGGCGAGATCATCCGGGCTGCCACGCTGGATCGCAAGGAGAAGGGTGGCCGGATCGAGCTTTCGGATGGTCGAACTCTGGAGGCTGCTGGTGTTCCGCTGCCAGATGGTAACGGCCTGCTGACCGTCCTCGACATCACCGATTCCCAGAAGGCCGAAAATGCGCTGCGCGAACGGAATGCCGCGCTGGAAGAGGCCGACGCGGTCAAGGCGCGCTTCCTCGCCAACATGTCCTATGAATTCCGCACGCCTTTGACGTCGATCGGTGGCTTTGCCGAATTGATAAAGAGCGGTGCGGCAGGCCCCGTGTCCGACCAGATGGCCGAATACACCGATGCCATCCTGGAATCGGTGGCTCGCCTGACCGACCAGGTCGAAAACGTGCTCGATCTGTCGCAGAGCGAGGCGGGACTTTTGCCGCTCAGCAAGGAACGTCTCGAACTTCTGCCCTTCGTCACCGAAGTGGTGCGAGGGCGTGAAGAGCCGATCGTATCGGGCGGCCTTTCGCTCGACCTCCGTGGCAATGCAGGCGGCGTGGTAGAAGCTGACAAGCGGCAGCTTGGCCGTGTGATCGGCAACCTTGTCGATAATGCGATCGCTGCCACTCCGCGCGGCGGCAAGATCCTCGTCGATGTTGCAAAGACGCGGGAGGGTGCAAGGATCGTCGTGTCCGACAATGGCCCGGGCATGACTAAGGAAGAGCTGGCGCGCGCACTCGGCGGTCTTCGCGCATCGTCCGATGGCAGCGTCGAACGTCGCCAGGGCCTGGGCCTGCCGTTGTCACGCCAGTTGGTAGAAGCGCATGGCGGAACGCTGACATTGCAGAGCGAACCGGGCGCGGGGACGACCGCGATCATCCTCCTACCATGA
- the ahcY gene encoding adenosylhomocysteinase has product MAEAKHDYIIKDISLAQYGRDEIAIAETEMPGLMALRDEYGSAQPLKGARITGSLHMTIQTAVLIETLVALGAEVRWATCNIFSTQDHAAAAIADQGIPVFAVKGESLSDYWDYVGSIFDWSTDADPDLTANIILDDGGDATMFALWGARIEAGEEMPAPANAEEIEFQRALKAFLKAKPGYLTKSVKNIRGVSEETTTGVHRLYHLAKQGKLPFPAINVNDSVTKSKFDNLYGCRESLVDAIRRATDVMLSGKVACVAGYGDVGKGSAQSLRNGGARVLVTEIDPICALQAAMEGYEVVTMEDAVKRADIFVTTTGNEAVITAEHMKAMKPMSIVCNIGHFDSEIQISALDNYELKELKPGTDLVKFPDGKEIIVLAKGRLVNLACATGHPSFVMSCSFTNQVLAQIELFTKAGEYQNDVYVLPKHLDEKVAALHLDKLGVKLTKLSQKQADYIGVPVDGPFKPEHYRY; this is encoded by the coding sequence GTGGCCGAAGCCAAGCACGACTACATCATCAAGGACATTTCGCTCGCCCAGTATGGCCGCGACGAAATCGCCATTGCCGAAACGGAAATGCCCGGCCTGATGGCGCTGCGCGATGAATACGGCAGTGCGCAGCCGCTGAAGGGCGCACGCATCACCGGCTCGCTGCACATGACGATCCAGACCGCCGTCCTGATCGAAACGCTTGTCGCACTCGGCGCTGAAGTCCGTTGGGCGACCTGCAACATCTTCTCGACGCAGGACCATGCCGCAGCGGCGATCGCGGACCAGGGTATCCCGGTCTTCGCGGTCAAGGGGGAAAGCCTCTCCGATTACTGGGACTACGTTGGCAGCATTTTCGATTGGTCGACCGATGCCGATCCCGACCTTACCGCCAACATCATCCTCGATGACGGCGGTGACGCGACGATGTTTGCCCTGTGGGGCGCGCGTATCGAAGCAGGCGAAGAGATGCCCGCACCTGCAAATGCCGAGGAGATCGAATTCCAGCGTGCGCTCAAGGCATTTCTCAAGGCGAAGCCTGGCTATCTGACGAAATCGGTGAAGAATATCCGCGGCGTTTCCGAAGAAACGACAACCGGCGTTCATCGCCTTTATCACCTTGCCAAGCAGGGCAAGCTGCCGTTCCCCGCAATCAACGTGAACGACAGCGTCACCAAGTCCAAGTTCGACAATCTTTACGGCTGCCGTGAATCGCTGGTCGACGCGATCCGTCGCGCAACCGACGTAATGCTTTCGGGCAAGGTCGCCTGCGTTGCCGGTTACGGCGATGTCGGCAAGGGCAGCGCGCAGTCGCTCCGCAATGGGGGCGCACGCGTTCTCGTAACCGAAATCGATCCGATCTGTGCGCTTCAGGCAGCGATGGAAGGGTATGAGGTTGTCACCATGGAAGATGCAGTGAAGCGCGCCGACATATTCGTGACGACGACCGGCAACGAAGCCGTCATCACCGCCGAACACATGAAGGCAATGAAGCCGATGAGCATCGTCTGCAACATCGGCCACTTCGACAGCGAGATCCAGATCAGCGCACTCGACAATTACGAGTTGAAAGAGCTCAAGCCAGGCACCGATCTGGTGAAGTTCCCCGATGGCAAGGAAATCATCGTCCTTGCCAAGGGACGACTGGTGAACCTTGCCTGTGCAACCGGTCACCCGAGCTTCGTGATGAGCTGTTCCTTCACCAACCAGGTGCTGGCCCAGATCGAGCTCTTCACCAAGGCTGGCGAGTACCAAAACGACGTTTATGTCCTGCCCAAGCATCTCGACGAAAAGGTGGCCGCGCTTCATCTCGACAAGCTGGGGGTCAAGCTGACCAAGCTGTCGCAAAAGCAGGCCGACTACATCGGCGTGCCTGTGGATGGCCCGTTCAAGCCGGAGCATTATCGCTACTAG
- a CDS encoding peroxiredoxin, translating to MAISVGDKLPEVTLVKATENGPEQVNSSEYFAGKKVALFSVPGAFTPTCSARHLPGYVEKSEELKAKGVDEIVATAVNDAFVMGAWKASAGANDITMLADGNGDFAEAVGLTMDGSGFGMGKRGQRYSMVIEDGVVTELNVEAPGDFSVSSAEHMLGQL from the coding sequence ATGGCAATTTCGGTTGGGGACAAGCTTCCCGAAGTGACTCTGGTCAAGGCGACCGAAAACGGACCGGAACAGGTGAACTCGAGCGAATATTTCGCCGGCAAGAAAGTTGCGCTGTTCTCTGTCCCGGGTGCCTTCACGCCGACATGTTCCGCGCGCCACCTGCCGGGCTATGTCGAGAAGTCAGAAGAGCTCAAGGCCAAGGGCGTCGACGAAATCGTCGCAACTGCGGTCAACGATGCTTTCGTCATGGGCGCTTGGAAAGCGTCTGCCGGTGCCAACGACATCACCATGCTCGCAGATGGCAATGGCGACTTCGCCGAAGCTGTCGGCCTGACCATGGACGGTTCGGGTTTTGGCATGGGCAAGCGAGGACAGCGTTATTCGATGGTGATCGAAGACGGCGTGGTGACGGAACTCAACGTCGAAGCACCGGGCGATTTCTCGGTCTCGAGCGCGGAGCACATGCTCGGCCAGCTCTGA
- the folE gene encoding GTP cyclohydrolase I FolE, with product MSCGDGYSDDPGLPSKPDVPAHVQDAIRTLIEWAGDDPSREGLLDTPKRVGRAWLEYCQGYQEDPAIHLSRVFEEVGGYDEVVLLKDIPFQSHCEHHMAPITGKAAIAYLPKNKVVGISKLARVLHGFARRLQIQERLTAEVAQCIWDNLEPHGVAVVIEAQHGCMTGRGVRTPGVGMITSRLHGCFLEDQRSRKEVLGLMGYG from the coding sequence GTGAGCTGCGGAGACGGATATTCTGACGACCCCGGTTTGCCGAGCAAGCCGGATGTGCCCGCCCACGTGCAGGACGCGATCCGCACCCTGATAGAATGGGCAGGCGATGACCCGTCACGCGAAGGCTTGCTCGATACTCCCAAGCGTGTCGGCAGGGCATGGCTTGAGTACTGCCAGGGTTACCAGGAAGATCCTGCAATCCATCTCAGCCGCGTCTTTGAAGAGGTCGGCGGATATGATGAAGTCGTCCTGTTGAAAGATATCCCCTTCCAGAGCCACTGCGAACACCACATGGCCCCGATCACCGGGAAGGCAGCGATCGCATATCTGCCGAAAAACAAGGTGGTGGGCATATCGAAACTGGCCCGCGTGCTGCACGGCTTTGCGCGGCGGCTACAGATCCAGGAACGCCTTACGGCAGAAGTCGCACAATGCATCTGGGACAATCTGGAACCCCATGGCGTTGCTGTCGTGATCGAAGCGCAGCATGGCTGCATGACAGGCCGCGGTGTCCGCACACCCGGCGTCGGCATGATCACGAGCCGCCTCCACGGCTGCTTCCTCGAAGACCAGCGTAGCCGCAAGGAAGTGCTGGGCCTGATGGGCTACGGTTAG
- a CDS encoding PaaI family thioesterase, whose translation MARSFELRMTAEELSDFFVEAFPGDPQRNFIFDRFEPGFLRIKLVPDETMLRPGELVSGPTQMGLADRAAYAVILAHIGPVAMAVTSNLNMSFLRGVQKEDVFADATLLKLGRKLASVDVRLWQGEESHIVAQSTVTYALP comes from the coding sequence ATGGCGCGTTCGTTCGAACTCAGGATGACAGCGGAAGAGTTGTCGGATTTCTTCGTTGAGGCGTTCCCCGGCGACCCGCAGCGCAACTTCATCTTCGACCGCTTCGAGCCAGGTTTCCTTCGCATCAAGCTTGTGCCCGACGAAACCATGCTGCGTCCGGGAGAACTCGTTTCGGGTCCCACGCAGATGGGCCTCGCCGATCGCGCCGCCTATGCCGTGATCCTGGCGCATATCGGTCCGGTCGCGATGGCAGTCACCAGCAATCTCAACATGAGCTTCCTGCGCGGCGTGCAAAAGGAAGACGTCTTTGCAGACGCGACCCTGCTCAAGCTGGGCCGCAAGCTGGCGAGCGTCGATGTCCGGCTATGGCAGGGCGAGGAAAGTCACATCGTCGCGCAGTCGACCGTGACTTACGCGCTTCCCTGA